A portion of the Phyllopteryx taeniolatus isolate TA_2022b chromosome 15, UOR_Ptae_1.2, whole genome shotgun sequence genome contains these proteins:
- the LOC133489903 gene encoding transcription factor 7-like 1-B isoform X2, whose product MPQLSDDGDLGASDELIQFHEEGERDDKRTGTAAETDLDDVKSSLVNETETTNGASGSEAANRRAGTEPDAPGRARHNRLSGEALRWQQTAGGLFAPSPYVGYPFFVIPDLRRSYLAGGGLAAARAYFPLQWPLLDIPGRSAMRDSATPVHLSSGVHADVGHLHPLLSRRPEGLFPPQRASPGFSPDPGSSRPPHVACYPISPGGGAHAFDWLQGQPVYPMTGGFSPATLGINASVSRKSAAPMVGTQAVDQKVKAHIKKPLNAFMLFMRDERPKVVAQCQVKESATINQILGQRWHSLSKDEQAKYYELARKERLLHSQLYPGWSARDNYGKKKKRKKSKSDPQQDTGADDSPPQPKCAHLSSSVHDEAPHAHAPLMHARAHTSAVDMHTRTRPSRPRTVSHLTHTHLSQASPASSVDSPATPTAALASPAAPAPTHTEHTHSVTQSASYGEHTSPYADRPLALTAKPPRDTHAPRLSAPTLEPPSPAPPSSSHRRANQL is encoded by the exons ATGCCGCAGCTGAGCGACGACGGCGACTTGGGCGCCAGCGACGAGCTGATCCAGTTCCACGAAGAGGGCGAGCGCGACGACAAGAGAACCGGAACCGCCGCCGAGACGGACCTGGACGACGTCAAGTCGTCCCTCGTCAACGAGACCGAGACCACCAACGGCGCGTCGGGTTCCGAG GCGGCCAACAGGCGAGCCGGAACCGAGCCGGACGCGCCCGGCCGGGCCAGGCACAACCGGCTGTCAGGAGAAG CGCTGAGGTGGCAGCAGACCGCTGGGGGTCTCTTCGCGCCGTCGCCCTATGTGGGCTACCCCTTCTTCGTGATTCCGGACCTGCGCCGGTCCTATCTGGCCGGCGGAGGACTGGCAGCGGCACGCGCG TATTTTCCTCTCCAGTGGCCCCTGCTGGACATTCCGGGAAGATCAGCCATGAGAGACTCGGCCACGCCCGTTCACCTG TCTAGCGGTGTGCACGCCGACGTGGGTCATCTCCACCCGCTGCTGTCCCGCCGCCCCGAGGGCTTATTCCCGCCCCAGAGGGCGTCGCCTGGCTTCTCGCCCGACCCAG GCTCATCCCGCCCGCCGCACGTCGCCTGCTATCCTATATCGCCCGGGGGCGGGGCTCACGCGTTTGATTGGCT GCAGGGTCAGCCGGTGTACCCGATGACGGGAGGCTTCTCGCCCGCCACCCTCGGCATCAATGCCTCCGTGTCAAG GAAGTCGGCGGCGCCGATGGTGGGCACGCAGGCCGTCGATCAGAAGGTCAAAGCTCACATCAAGAAACCTCTCAACGCCTTCATGTTGTTTATGAGGGACGAGAGGCCCAAAGTGGTGGCGCAGTGCCAAGTCAAGGAGAGCGCCACCATCAACCAGATCCTGGGACAGCGG TGGCATTCCCTGAGCAAGGACGAGCAGGCCAAATATTATGAGCTCGCCCGGAAGGAGCGCCTGCTCCACTCTCAACTTTACCCTGGATGGTCGGCCAGAGACAACTAC ggcaagaagaagaagaggaagaaaagcaAGAGTGATCCCCAACAAGACA CCGGCGCAGACGATTCCCCGCCACAGCCCAAGTGCGCGCACCTGTCCTCCTCCGTGCACGACGAGGCGCCTCACGCGCACGCCCCTCTCATGCATGCGCGTGCGCACACGTCTGCTGTCGACATGCACACGCGCACCCGCCCGTCACGCCCGCGCACAGTCTCCCACCTCACGCACACGCACTTGTCCCAGGCCAGCCCCGCCTCCTCCGTTGACTCCCCGGCCACGCCCACCGCCGCGCTGGCATCACCCGCCGCCCCGGCACCCACGCACACAGAGCATACGCACTCAGTCACACAATCGGCCTCGTACGGTGAGCACACGTCGCCGTACGCCGACCGGCCGCTCGCCCTCACTGCGAAGCCGCCGCGCGACACGCATGCCCCGCGCCTGTCCGCGCCCACCTTGGAGCCACCCTCCCCGGCCCCACCCTCCTCCTCTCACAGACGAGCCAATCAGCTGTAA
- the LOC133489903 gene encoding transcription factor 7-like 1-B isoform X1, producing MPQLSDDGDLGASDELIQFHEEGERDDKRTGTAAETDLDDVKSSLVNETETTNGASGSEAANRRAGTEPDAPGRARHNRLSGEALRWQQTAGGLFAPSPYVGYPFFVIPDLRRSYLAGGGLAAARAYFPLQWPLLDIPGRSAMRDSATPVHLSSGVHADVGHLHPLLSRRPEGLFPPQRASPGFSPDPGSSRPPHVACYPISPGGGAHAFDWLQGQPVYPMTGGFSPATLGINASVSSLVSSGFSSGGPASSSSPSAYVSAAVKLEPREPREPREPGLLRKSAAPMVGTQAVDQKVKAHIKKPLNAFMLFMRDERPKVVAQCQVKESATINQILGQRWHSLSKDEQAKYYELARKERLLHSQLYPGWSARDNYGKKKKRKKSKSDPQQDTGADDSPPQPKCAHLSSSVHDEAPHAHAPLMHARAHTSAVDMHTRTRPSRPRTVSHLTHTHLSQASPASSVDSPATPTAALASPAAPAPTHTEHTHSVTQSASYGEHTSPYADRPLALTAKPPRDTHAPRLSAPTLEPPSPAPPSSSHRRANQL from the exons ATGCCGCAGCTGAGCGACGACGGCGACTTGGGCGCCAGCGACGAGCTGATCCAGTTCCACGAAGAGGGCGAGCGCGACGACAAGAGAACCGGAACCGCCGCCGAGACGGACCTGGACGACGTCAAGTCGTCCCTCGTCAACGAGACCGAGACCACCAACGGCGCGTCGGGTTCCGAG GCGGCCAACAGGCGAGCCGGAACCGAGCCGGACGCGCCCGGCCGGGCCAGGCACAACCGGCTGTCAGGAGAAG CGCTGAGGTGGCAGCAGACCGCTGGGGGTCTCTTCGCGCCGTCGCCCTATGTGGGCTACCCCTTCTTCGTGATTCCGGACCTGCGCCGGTCCTATCTGGCCGGCGGAGGACTGGCAGCGGCACGCGCG TATTTTCCTCTCCAGTGGCCCCTGCTGGACATTCCGGGAAGATCAGCCATGAGAGACTCGGCCACGCCCGTTCACCTG TCTAGCGGTGTGCACGCCGACGTGGGTCATCTCCACCCGCTGCTGTCCCGCCGCCCCGAGGGCTTATTCCCGCCCCAGAGGGCGTCGCCTGGCTTCTCGCCCGACCCAG GCTCATCCCGCCCGCCGCACGTCGCCTGCTATCCTATATCGCCCGGGGGCGGGGCTCACGCGTTTGATTGGCT GCAGGGTCAGCCGGTGTACCCGATGACGGGAGGCTTCTCGCCCGCCACCCTCGGCATCAATGCCTCCGTGTCAAG CCTGGTGTCGAGCGGCTTCTCTTCCGGTGGCCCGGCGAGCAGCTCGTCGCCGTCGGCCTACGTCTCGGCGGCCGTCAAACTGGAACCCCGAGAACCCAGAGAACCCCGAGAACCAGGCCTGTTGAG GAAGTCGGCGGCGCCGATGGTGGGCACGCAGGCCGTCGATCAGAAGGTCAAAGCTCACATCAAGAAACCTCTCAACGCCTTCATGTTGTTTATGAGGGACGAGAGGCCCAAAGTGGTGGCGCAGTGCCAAGTCAAGGAGAGCGCCACCATCAACCAGATCCTGGGACAGCGG TGGCATTCCCTGAGCAAGGACGAGCAGGCCAAATATTATGAGCTCGCCCGGAAGGAGCGCCTGCTCCACTCTCAACTTTACCCTGGATGGTCGGCCAGAGACAACTAC ggcaagaagaagaagaggaagaaaagcaAGAGTGATCCCCAACAAGACA CCGGCGCAGACGATTCCCCGCCACAGCCCAAGTGCGCGCACCTGTCCTCCTCCGTGCACGACGAGGCGCCTCACGCGCACGCCCCTCTCATGCATGCGCGTGCGCACACGTCTGCTGTCGACATGCACACGCGCACCCGCCCGTCACGCCCGCGCACAGTCTCCCACCTCACGCACACGCACTTGTCCCAGGCCAGCCCCGCCTCCTCCGTTGACTCCCCGGCCACGCCCACCGCCGCGCTGGCATCACCCGCCGCCCCGGCACCCACGCACACAGAGCATACGCACTCAGTCACACAATCGGCCTCGTACGGTGAGCACACGTCGCCGTACGCCGACCGGCCGCTCGCCCTCACTGCGAAGCCGCCGCGCGACACGCATGCCCCGCGCCTGTCCGCGCCCACCTTGGAGCCACCCTCCCCGGCCCCACCCTCCTCCTCTCACAGACGAGCCAATCAGCTGTAA